A region of the Bombus pyrosoma isolate SC7728 linkage group LG15, ASM1482585v1, whole genome shotgun sequence genome:
AGATTTGGACGAACCTATGGAAGGAGATAAGGGAAGTTCTCAAAGTACTCAAGATAGGGAAGAACGAGATGCAAgcaaagaaagaggagaaggaaaTAAAGGAGACGAACCAGAAGACAATGTTACTGAACAAACACATCATATAGTTGTCCCTAGTTATTCTGCTTGGTTTGATTATAATTCGATTCATACTATAGAAAAGAGAGCTTTATCTGAGTTTTTTaatggtaaaaataaatctaaaactccGGAAATTTATCTTGCatacagaaattttatgattGACACATACAGATTAAATCCTACAGAGTACATTACATCGACAGCTTGTAGACGTAACTTAGCAGGCGATGTTTGTGCAATTATGCGTGTGCATGCGTTTTTGGAACAATGGGGACTTATTAACTACCAGGTAGACGCAGAATCAAGACCGACACCTATGGGACCACCTCCGACATCACATTTCCATGTATTATCAGATACTCCATCAGGTTTAGCCCCGGTTAATCCAAATCCTCCAAAGACACCACAGCCTTCTGCTGCGAAGACATTACTCGATTTAGAAAAAAAGTCATCCAGCTTGGGAACAGAGGAGAAAGCCTCAGCTGGTGTGATGGCAAATTTTGGATTAAAAATCGATCAGTATTCGAGAAAACCAGCAGTTTTGAAAAACAAACAAGCTGCTGGCGCTACTCGCGATTGGACAGAACAAGAAACGCTTTTACTATTAGAAGGACTAGAATTACACAAAGATGATTGGAACAAAGTTTGCGAACATGTGGGTTCGAGAACGCAGGATGAATGTATCTTACATTTCTTACGACTTCCAATAGAAGATCCATATTTAGAAGAAGGTGGACCAGAAGGCTTGGGTCCATTAGCTTATCAACCAGTACCATTTTCTAAAGCTGGCAATCCAGTTATGAGTACTGTAGCATTTTTGGCTTCGGTCGTTGATCCCAGAGTTGCAGCAAGTGCAGCTAAAGCTGCTATGGAAGAATTTGCAGCCATTAAGGACCAAGTACCAGCAGCTTTATTAGATCAACATTTGAGGAATGTTCAAGCTAGTGCTAACTCTGATGGTAATTAATCCTTTTcctattcttttcttatcaCAACAGAGTATTGAATAACTTTGAGTAATATcctgaaataataattatttttcaattatttaggTAAGTTTGATCCAGCTGCAGGACTAGCACAATCAGGTATAGCTGGAACAGGTCCACCCGAACCCCCAGACGATACAACACCACCTTCAACTACTGGAAACGTTCCAGCAACAGTGGCCACATCTCCACATTCGGCAACAGCAGCTTctatggaaatgaaaaaggaGGAACAAGAAAAACCTAAAGAATCTGAAATTGAGCAAAGTCAATTAGATATAACTAAAAAGGAAGATGAACTAAAGGAAACCGAAGAAGATACAAAATCAACTATGGATGCTGAAACTATGGaggcgaaagaaaagaaagacaaggtaaattattattttat
Encoded here:
- the LOC122575447 gene encoding SWI/SNF complex subunit SMARCC2 isoform X3 encodes the protein MDRTVEMLMAAERALVQNRCMIIPSVYVRPDVDKSTAAKVKEAVRRHQGSIVENEADATHIIYPPVDPMEEEYARPCMRRERSVLLHWYYFPDSYDSWTALDLPWDFPEGTLTNTNMKSIYKVSATWALDLDQYNEWMNEEDYEIDENGQKKIHKYRLSVEDLMAQPSHPPPSAKKPKRKRSPSPSPKPGKRKSARGPSGVQSTSSSSSLTAPKKSRGGGEEEDDLTQGMEDPPAEPRIVEVVATPTNPPVTGQGNIPTSGTTLTTTGSKKQDNELQPLKSGNMADLDEPMEGDKGSSQSTQDREERDASKERGEGNKGDEPEDNVTEQTHHIVVPSYSAWFDYNSIHTIEKRALSEFFNGKNKSKTPEIYLAYRNFMIDTYRLNPTEYITSTACRRNLAGDVCAIMRVHAFLEQWGLINYQVDAESRPTPMGPPPTSHFHVLSDTPSGLAPVNPNPPKTPQPSAAKTLLDLEKKSSSLGTEEKASAGVMANFGLKIDQYSRKPAVLKNKQAAGATRDWTEQETLLLLEGLELHKDDWNKVCEHVGSRTQDECILHFLRLPIEDPYLEEGGPEGLGPLAYQPVPFSKAGNPVMSTVAFLASVVDPRVAASAAKAAMEEFAAIKDQVPAALLDQHLRNVQASANSDGKFDPAAGLAQSGIAGTGPPEPPDDTTPPSTTGNVPATVATSPHSATAASMEMKKEEQEKPKESEIEQSQLDITKKEDELKETEEDTKSTMDAETMEAKEKKDKVVRDAQLQSAAAAALAAAAVKAKHLAAVEERKIKSLVALLVETQMKKLEIKLRHFEELETTMEREREGLEYQRQQLITERQQFHLEQLKAAEFRARQQAHQRLAQEQQQQQQNQHPTWQPTAQQQQQQQPPSPQPPAQQPPPHTPPQQA